The Pyrus communis chromosome 14, drPyrComm1.1, whole genome shotgun sequence sequence AAGAAGTGCAAACTAAAGAGCTGaaatttccaaaattcaaaCCAGGGAGTGGAAactcaagtttaaaatggtaacAAAAATGTAACTTAGCCTAGTGTATCCTTGACTTAAACACCGAACCACATCGGGCTATTGTAGACACACTTCAGGGATTGACTCGACAGTTTCACGAAATTCTGAACTTGATAAACAAAAAAACCGACAACTACACTGATTTGCAAGGATTTCAAAAGGAGGCACGGTCAATCTTCTATTTAAAAGAATACACACACAGCTTAATTATAAGATCACAATTCTCATCACAAATCCTAACAGAGAGCTCGTCAAGCCCTTTCTCCAACTTGCTTTTCATGGCCCGGTGACAACcaagacaaaacaagtaagacGGGTTTTAAGACACTTTGTTTCAGTTGGATAGGGTTGCCTTAACCCAATTTCGAATAAATCTACGGGATCGGCTGGCCTCTTAAATTCCACGAGATATGGACTGGAGAATCAAAAGACAATTACGGAGAAAGAAAGGCAATGAGCTCTACTCAGTTATGAATACAGCAAAACAGAGGACATCCATAACTGACCTTAGTATCACAGACCCCCTTCAGGGGCGAATCCCCCGCTTACACACCAGAGATACATCCCCTTGTATCAACATCTGTCATCACGCGAGTTATAACCCTGCTTCTATGTAAAAACCCCAACTGCTACATCTATCTCTCCACAATTACCTTGTGAAATGCCACCACACAATTAATCATCCAAGTGCAGCAATCAAACCAGCTCGGCAACCTACCTTAATACGCCTAATGACTCATCTAAACTAAACTAGTCGAAACAAATCGACAACCACCATTTTCTCAACATCCGGGCAATATGTAGTAATTGAAaggacaaaaactaaacttggTGTCGATAGAACTATCGAAATTTTAACCATCGTaagcaaaaacaagaaaagaattgAAGTCAAAATATATACAGCAGCTGAACCTAAATTCGTACACTCATCTTAGTTATCATACATGACCACATTTCTCGATCTTAAAATTTGACAATTTAGTAACTTTAAAcgtgagagaaaaataccattaaCGCCGAACGCAGCGCTCCGTTTTCAAACATACACCTGACAATCTCTTGATCCACCTGCGAGCTTACCCGACCCGCTATTGGAAGAAACCGAAACCGCCACGTCACGGCAGAAAACCCTAAGCAGCCGCCGCCTCAGCCTCCACCCGCCATTCCGAAACTCAACCCTAGCCCAAACCTTGATGTTGAATCTCACGGTCCCGCGCCCCCTGTCCGTCTCGATTCCGCGCACCACCGGCACGTCCACGAACGAATTCGCCGCCGAGAAGGTGGCGTTGATGAAATTGCGATCCTTCGTCCCCTGAGCGAACGGCTGGGAACGAGTGTCCGATATGAGGCCCCTCCCGTAAAAAATCGAGGACTCGACCTCCTCGTATCGGATACTGAGCTTCTTGTTGGGGTTGTAGACGGAGAAGCCGACGGACCACGTGCCGGTCAAGGACTGCGAGGAGGAGGAGACGTTGAAGTTGGTGAGTGAGAGAGAATCGACTCGGAAGTCGGGGAGCTTGGGGCGGAGGACAAGCCAGATCACAAGCATGATGCAGCCGACGATGACGAAGAGGGCGACCATGGCGCCGACGAAGCGGCGGATGAAGGTAGCGCGTGCCGCGTAGGCGTTGGAGTAGGGGCCTTGAGGTTGGGTGTAGGTGGGGTAGCTGGAGTAAGGTTGGCCGCCATTGGGCTGGGCGTAGGGCGGGGCTGGGTAGCCGGTGACGGGTCTAGAAGGGTCGGTCATTAGGGTTTGAAGATTTGTGGGGAATTAGGGATTTGGGGGGCTTATCAGTTTTGTGGGGGAAGAGAAATGGAATTCACTGGCACCGGTGTTGATAAAGTAGTTCAGGAA is a genomic window containing:
- the LOC137716487 gene encoding NDR1/HIN1-like protein 10 — encoded protein: MTDPSRPVTGYPAPPYAQPNGGQPYSSYPTYTQPQGPYSNAYAARATFIRRFVGAMVALFVIVGCIMLVIWLVLRPKLPDFRVDSLSLTNFNVSSSSQSLTGTWSVGFSVYNPNKKLSIRYEEVESSIFYGRGLISDTRSQPFAQGTKDRNFINATFSAANSFVDVPVVRGIETDRGRGTVRFNIKVWARVEFRNGGWRLRRRLLRVFCRDVAVSVSSNSGSGKLAGGSRDCQVYV